A genomic window from Oceanobacillus timonensis includes:
- a CDS encoding aldehyde dehydrogenase family protein yields the protein MTKHLKLYIDGEWLDSVNPDRQEVINPANQEVIAQAPQATKEETEKAIRIARSTFESGIWSEQTPGERAEVLYQIANKIEAHAEELTELEVLNNGKTIREAEADVADALHTFRYYAGLLQNQTDETFEAEKDLQTMIVKEPMGVAGLIVPWNFPILMSVWKIAPALAAGNSIILKPAEITPMTAVKLYELFEQTDLPKGVAQLVLGTGAVAGQTLSESKDVDIVSFTGSTKVGQQIMQAAAGNLKKVSLELGGKSPNIVFNDADIDLAVDYGLFGIFMGAGQVCTSGSRLLIQEDIYETFVEKFIEKAKAIRVGPGNDKASEMGAIVSNKHMDSIMEYIQIGKEEGAHLVLGGKRIEKDGLEKGFFIEPTVFTNVTSDMRIVREEIFGPVIVIQTFKDEEEAIHVANDTDYGLAGAVFSTDQAKAVRVIKKVRAGITWVNNYHLSSVQSPWGGYKTSGIGRSLGKYGLDEYQETKQINISMNPERSDWFDGEK from the coding sequence ATGACCAAACATTTGAAGTTGTATATAGATGGTGAATGGCTGGATTCGGTCAATCCTGATAGGCAAGAGGTAATCAATCCTGCCAATCAGGAAGTCATTGCGCAAGCGCCGCAAGCGACAAAAGAAGAAACCGAAAAGGCAATTCGTATCGCCAGAAGCACATTTGAAAGCGGGATATGGTCGGAACAGACGCCTGGAGAAAGAGCGGAAGTATTATACCAGATCGCCAATAAAATAGAAGCGCATGCTGAGGAATTGACCGAACTGGAAGTATTAAATAACGGAAAAACAATCAGAGAAGCAGAAGCCGACGTAGCTGATGCGTTGCACACATTCCGTTATTACGCTGGTCTGTTACAAAATCAGACAGATGAAACCTTTGAAGCGGAGAAGGATTTACAAACGATGATTGTCAAAGAACCAATGGGAGTAGCCGGTTTAATCGTTCCTTGGAATTTCCCGATTTTGATGAGTGTGTGGAAAATAGCTCCTGCTTTAGCTGCTGGGAATTCCATTATTTTAAAACCGGCAGAAATAACGCCGATGACTGCCGTGAAGCTGTATGAACTCTTCGAACAAACCGATTTGCCTAAAGGTGTTGCGCAGCTGGTGCTTGGAACAGGGGCTGTAGCGGGACAAACACTTTCCGAAAGTAAGGATGTAGATATCGTATCTTTTACAGGCAGCACAAAAGTAGGGCAGCAGATTATGCAGGCAGCAGCTGGTAATTTGAAAAAAGTTTCTTTGGAACTTGGCGGAAAATCACCGAACATTGTCTTTAATGATGCGGATATAGATTTGGCAGTTGATTATGGTTTATTTGGTATTTTTATGGGAGCGGGACAAGTCTGTACTTCAGGCAGTCGGCTGCTCATTCAAGAAGATATATATGAAACATTTGTGGAAAAGTTTATCGAAAAAGCGAAAGCCATCCGAGTTGGTCCTGGAAATGATAAAGCATCGGAAATGGGAGCTATTGTCAGCAACAAGCATATGGATAGTATTATGGAATATATACAGATTGGTAAAGAAGAGGGCGCACATTTAGTTTTAGGTGGCAAGCGTATCGAAAAAGATGGGTTAGAGAAAGGTTTCTTCATCGAACCGACTGTATTCACCAATGTAACAAGTGATATGCGTATTGTCCGGGAAGAAATATTCGGTCCGGTAATTGTGATTCAAACATTTAAAGATGAAGAGGAAGCTATCCATGTGGCTAATGATACGGATTATGGACTTGCCGGCGCGGTATTTTCCACTGATCAGGCCAAAGCTGTCCGTGTCATAAAGAAAGTACGTGCGGGGATTACCTGGGTGAATAACTATCACCTGTCCAGCGTGCAATCGCCGTGGGGAGGATACAAAACAAGTGGGATTGGAAGAAGTCTCGGAAAATACGGCCTGGATGAGTACCAGGAGACAAAACAAATCAATATTAGTATGAACCCGGAACGTTCTGACTGGTTTGATGGAGAAAAATAA
- a CDS encoding Glu/Leu/Phe/Val family dehydrogenase, producing the protein MLKPYLVVEWNDTETDAQGWLVVQNLKKGYSGGGTRMHPSVTKEEVIRLAEAMAYKYVASESETTGGCKAGIAFDFKSPEAPGVLKRFLTAMMPYIDNGVSLGNDLGTKYEDILEIFHEFGIDIPLTKSMKENPVVLKGIKDYDDLLTQKLDGLLLNDIVTGYGAAFATDEAWKRMNGKGGAKVVIQGFGCVGASCALKLHQLGYKVVGISDANLLVTCKEGLDIPSLIDHKNEYGEMDKAYFESNYHVRPNNEWLDVDTDILIPCALEDVIHAGNADSVNASLIAEAANIPISAEGDQIVKEKGIHLVNDYVVNLGSVRAYDAVVFGLVDPTPQAVIDDIEQLCRKNVQRLFIESEKQNRYQRDVANELFRPGKSDLLEY; encoded by the coding sequence ATGTTAAAACCATATTTAGTTGTAGAATGGAATGATACGGAAACAGATGCACAAGGCTGGCTGGTTGTCCAGAATCTGAAAAAAGGATATTCCGGCGGAGGAACAAGAATGCATCCATCCGTAACAAAAGAAGAAGTGATTCGTCTGGCAGAAGCGATGGCCTATAAATATGTGGCCAGTGAATCGGAAACAACAGGCGGATGTAAAGCCGGCATTGCTTTTGATTTTAAATCACCTGAAGCACCCGGTGTATTAAAACGATTCCTGACAGCTATGATGCCATATATTGATAACGGCGTGTCCTTGGGGAATGATTTAGGAACAAAATATGAAGATATTCTGGAAATATTCCATGAATTTGGTATCGATATTCCACTGACTAAATCCATGAAGGAAAATCCGGTTGTGTTAAAAGGAATCAAGGATTATGATGATTTATTAACACAAAAGCTGGACGGACTTCTTTTAAATGATATTGTCACCGGCTATGGCGCTGCTTTTGCAACAGATGAAGCCTGGAAACGAATGAATGGAAAAGGCGGAGCAAAAGTTGTTATTCAAGGATTTGGCTGTGTCGGTGCCAGCTGTGCATTAAAATTACATCAACTGGGCTATAAAGTAGTTGGAATTTCAGATGCCAATTTATTGGTCACTTGTAAAGAAGGACTGGATATACCTTCTCTGATTGACCATAAAAATGAATATGGGGAGATGGATAAAGCCTATTTCGAGTCTAATTATCATGTAAGACCAAATAATGAATGGCTGGATGTCGATACAGATATTCTGATTCCTTGTGCGCTCGAAGATGTGATTCATGCAGGCAATGCGGATTCAGTGAATGCAAGTCTGATTGCGGAAGCAGCAAATATTCCAATTTCCGCTGAGGGAGATCAAATTGTCAAAGAAAAAGGTATTCATTTAGTAAATGACTATGTCGTCAATTTAGGGTCTGTCCGCGCTTATGACGCTGTGGTATTCGGCCTTGTAGATCCAACGCCGCAAGCAGTGATTGACGATATTGAACAGCTATGCCGAAAAAATGTGCAGCGTTTATTTATAGAATCAGAAAAACAGAACAGATATCAAAGAGACGTAGCAAATGAGCTTTTCCGTCCCGGGAAAAGCGACCTGTTAGAATATTAA
- a CDS encoding alpha/beta-type small acid-soluble spore protein produces the protein MANNNSNQLVVPGVQQALDQMKYEIAQEFGVNLGADSTSRANGSVGGEITKRLVQTAQQQMHHGQ, from the coding sequence ATGGCAAACAACAACTCAAACCAATTAGTAGTACCTGGAGTTCAACAAGCTCTTGATCAAATGAAATACGAAATTGCTCAAGAATTTGGTGTGAATCTTGGTGCAGATTCAACTTCCCGTGCAAACGGTTCTGTAGGCGGAGAAATCACAAAACGTCTTGTTCAAACTGCTCAACAACAAATGCATCATGGTCAATAA
- a CDS encoding ABC transporter ATP-binding protein, with protein MAELKLDHIQKIYGKDVLAVEDFNLHIQDKEFIVFVGPSGCGKSTTLRMIAGLEEISEGELYIDDKLMNDVSPKDRDIAMVFQNYALYPHMNVYDNMAFGLKLRKFKKEEIKERVDQAAKILGLEAYLDRKPKALSGGQRQRVALGRAIVRDAKVFLMDEPLSNLDAKLRVQMRAEIQKLHQRLQTTTIYVTHDQTEAMTMATRLVVMKDGVIQQVGAPKDVYDLPENIFVGGFIGSPSMNFFTGTLEGDRFTIGDNSFLIPQPKLNPLKNQGYEGKELVIGVRPEDIHDELVFLEASADSKLTAKIEVAELMGAESILYSSIDGQEFVARVDSRTDIQGGDDIELSFDMNKVHFFDKDNEQRIH; from the coding sequence ATGGCAGAATTAAAACTGGACCATATTCAAAAGATATATGGGAAAGATGTTTTGGCAGTAGAGGATTTTAACTTGCATATTCAAGATAAGGAATTTATTGTATTTGTTGGTCCATCCGGTTGCGGGAAATCAACAACCCTTCGTATGATTGCCGGTTTAGAAGAAATATCGGAGGGAGAATTATATATTGATGATAAATTAATGAATGATGTTTCCCCAAAAGATCGTGATATTGCAATGGTATTTCAAAACTACGCCTTATACCCGCATATGAATGTATATGATAATATGGCATTCGGACTGAAACTGCGGAAATTCAAAAAGGAAGAAATCAAAGAGCGCGTGGATCAAGCAGCGAAAATTTTAGGGTTGGAAGCATACTTAGATAGAAAACCAAAAGCATTATCCGGCGGGCAAAGACAGCGTGTGGCATTAGGACGTGCGATTGTCCGGGATGCGAAAGTTTTCTTAATGGATGAGCCTTTATCCAATTTAGATGCGAAATTGCGTGTGCAAATGCGCGCGGAAATTCAAAAGCTTCACCAGCGTCTTCAAACCACAACCATTTATGTAACCCATGACCAGACAGAAGCGATGACCATGGCGACAAGATTAGTTGTTATGAAAGACGGTGTGATTCAGCAGGTTGGTGCTCCGAAAGATGTATATGATTTGCCGGAGAACATATTTGTCGGCGGTTTTATCGGTTCTCCATCGATGAACTTCTTTACAGGCACATTGGAAGGAGACAGATTTACCATTGGCGACAATTCCTTTCTCATTCCGCAACCAAAGCTTAACCCCTTAAAAAATCAAGGATATGAAGGGAAAGAGCTGGTTATTGGCGTGCGTCCTGAAGATATCCATGATGAGTTAGTATTTTTAGAAGCATCCGCTGATTCGAAACTTACAGCAAAAATCGAAGTTGCTGAGCTGATGGGAGCGGAGTCCATTCTTTATTCCAGTATCGATGGACAGGAATTTGTTGCACGGGTTGATTCCCGAACCGATATACAAGGCGGTGACGATATAGAACTTTCCTTTGATATGAATAAGGTCCACTTCTTTGACAAAGACAATGAGCAGCGGATACATTAA
- a CDS encoding PucR family transcriptional regulator, whose protein sequence is MYLQRLKKLYPSLIELSKIQPHIDPDFYWYQFENKIIGIDKKELTEKDGMLLSTFLTPYHVELPDKTPKEKEWETRIQNRKDQNLGRNGRYRFIFFQIEKGQVDASIFKKTLQAFFKDNVSILWNHPNQGFIIEDGNSFLEEDISYHHIADTFMSELYVKITFLIGPYLENDKDLADYTDQLLQMATMSIPKIDRAVMDYTEAYPLCLIGNLLPKQQHQLSEWILKEFRTDTEALETMHMFIHCNLNVSETAKKLYIHRNSLQYRLDKFYESTGIDMKQFDKAFTVYLAILANMHNADT, encoded by the coding sequence TTGTATTTACAACGATTAAAAAAGCTGTATCCCAGTTTAATTGAACTTTCCAAAATACAGCCACATATTGATCCTGATTTTTATTGGTATCAATTTGAAAATAAAATAATTGGAATCGATAAAAAAGAATTAACCGAAAAAGATGGTATGCTTTTAAGTACTTTTCTTACCCCTTACCATGTTGAATTGCCGGATAAAACACCAAAAGAAAAAGAATGGGAAACACGGATCCAGAATAGAAAAGACCAAAACCTGGGAAGAAACGGACGATACCGTTTTATATTCTTTCAAATCGAAAAAGGACAGGTTGATGCATCGATTTTCAAAAAAACGTTGCAGGCATTTTTTAAAGATAATGTATCTATTTTATGGAACCACCCCAATCAAGGGTTTATTATCGAAGACGGAAACAGTTTCTTAGAAGAAGATATCTCCTATCATCATATTGCAGATACCTTCATGAGTGAATTATATGTCAAAATCACCTTCCTCATTGGCCCTTACCTGGAAAATGATAAGGACTTGGCTGATTATACAGATCAGCTTTTACAAATGGCGACAATGAGCATTCCCAAAATAGACCGTGCTGTGATGGACTATACCGAAGCATATCCGCTATGCCTTATCGGTAACCTTCTTCCAAAGCAGCAGCACCAGTTAAGTGAATGGATATTAAAAGAATTCAGGACGGATACCGAAGCATTAGAAACCATGCACATGTTTATCCATTGTAATTTAAATGTTTCTGAAACGGCCAAGAAACTATATATTCACAGAAACAGTCTACAGTACCGGCTTGATAAATTTTATGAAAGTACTGGTATTGATATGAAGCAATTTGATAAGGCCTTCACGGTTTATTTAGCCATTTTAGCAAACATGCACAATGCCGATACATAA
- a CDS encoding YlbF family regulator, whose product MANLQEQANQLEQALRESQEFQDLKQAYEAVMADEVAKQMFENFRETQLNLQEKHMQGLDISEEEIEKARQIVETVQQHEAISKLMEEEQKLNNVINEVSQTITKPLEELYGANE is encoded by the coding sequence ATGGCAAATTTACAAGAGCAAGCAAATCAATTAGAACAAGCACTACGTGAAAGCCAAGAATTTCAAGATTTAAAACAAGCTTACGAGGCAGTAATGGCTGATGAAGTTGCCAAACAAATGTTTGAAAACTTTCGTGAAACACAATTAAACCTCCAGGAAAAGCATATGCAAGGCTTGGATATTTCGGAAGAGGAAATTGAAAAAGCAAGACAAATTGTTGAAACAGTGCAACAGCATGAAGCAATTTCAAAACTCATGGAAGAGGAACAAAAACTAAACAATGTGATTAATGAAGTTTCTCAAACCATTACAAAACCATTAGAAGAACTTTATGGTGCAAATGAATAA
- a CDS encoding YhzD family protein, protein MVAYYLTVFSKDGEKLLDEYFDASADGEAKKIGTAKLAEKGYLEHTHRCVSPTAKLVLFHR, encoded by the coding sequence ATGGTTGCGTACTATTTGACGGTATTTTCAAAAGATGGCGAGAAATTACTTGATGAGTATTTTGATGCTTCGGCGGATGGAGAAGCGAAGAAAATTGGAACAGCTAAACTTGCGGAAAAAGGATACTTGGAACACACGCATCGTTGTGTCAGTCCCACTGCGAAACTGGTTCTTTTCCATCGTTAA
- a CDS encoding ABC transporter ATP-binding protein, with translation MLKLSNVTKRFGNHTAVDNLSLEIPESEMFGFLGGNGAGKTTTFRMILGLLDQTAGDITWQGGSISYNQSHLIGYLPEERGLYPKLTVKEQIIYLGRLRGMKKQDILQKLDAWLERFKVPEYLDKKVEELSKGNQQKIQFISAVIHEPKLLILDEPFSGLDPVNVELLKEAVLDLKNQGTSIVFSSHQMEHVEEMCQHICILQKGTPVVHGSLREIKQEFGKKNLNIRGDFSMEFLKNYHGVVSYKELPDGCALQIEDEQAAQDIFAGLQGKGFVRKFEIEEPSLNDIFIAKVGASYE, from the coding sequence GTGCTGAAACTATCAAATGTAACCAAGCGTTTTGGAAACCATACGGCTGTAGACAATTTGTCTCTGGAAATCCCGGAAAGTGAAATGTTCGGCTTTTTAGGCGGAAACGGCGCAGGCAAAACAACGACATTTCGTATGATTCTTGGATTGCTTGACCAAACAGCAGGAGATATTACCTGGCAGGGAGGATCAATCTCTTATAATCAGAGCCATTTAATTGGTTATCTGCCGGAAGAAAGAGGTTTATACCCCAAATTAACCGTGAAAGAACAAATTATTTACTTAGGTCGGCTGCGGGGGATGAAAAAACAGGATATCCTTCAAAAACTGGATGCCTGGCTGGAGCGATTTAAAGTGCCAGAGTATCTGGATAAAAAAGTAGAGGAGTTATCCAAAGGAAATCAGCAGAAGATTCAGTTTATCTCTGCGGTGATTCATGAACCGAAGCTGCTTATACTGGATGAACCGTTTTCGGGATTAGATCCGGTAAATGTTGAATTGCTGAAGGAAGCGGTGCTCGATTTAAAAAATCAAGGAACATCGATTGTGTTTTCTTCTCACCAGATGGAGCATGTAGAAGAAATGTGTCAGCATATTTGTATTCTGCAAAAAGGAACGCCTGTTGTCCATGGATCATTACGGGAAATTAAGCAGGAGTTCGGAAAGAAGAATCTGAACATCCGCGGTGATTTTTCCATGGAATTCTTAAAGAATTATCATGGAGTGGTATCTTATAAGGAATTACCAGATGGATGTGCGTTACAGATTGAGGATGAACAGGCAGCGCAGGATATTTTTGCCGGACTACAAGGGAAAGGTTTTGTCCGGAAATTTGAAATAGAAGAGCCTTCATTAAATGATATCTTTATTGCAAAGGTAGGTGCTTCTTATGAATAA
- a CDS encoding ABC transporter permease, translating to MNKFWTIVGHTYFSRVKSKSFIITTVITLAIIIGMANLPSIIDMFSGEDESDDVLVMDESGTYGDYLLEEGISEGTGIAFENFEGTEEEAKEAVIDEEYDGLLVVTADEDNLPEGEYYANRISETGEQVQIEQILQQLKVMTGTQEAGIDQQTLDTIYAPVTLQTEQLDDSARTAEEMNQSRGLVYAMLFILYMTVLIYGQMIATDVATEKSSRVMELLISSAPPIMHMFAKIIGIAFLGLTQIIILLGGGYFAIQANEGSMAGEFFEVMGLTNNDPVIYIYAVVFFLLGYFLYATLAAMLGSLVSRIEDVNQLVTPMIMVIVVAFILAMMGLSMPESTLITVTSYIPFFTPMIMFLRIGMLNIPFWEIGLSIAILVVTIALLAALAARVYKGGVLMYGKSGSIKDIKQAMKLSKKE from the coding sequence ATGAATAAATTCTGGACCATTGTCGGTCATACTTATTTTTCAAGAGTGAAATCGAAATCATTTATTATTACGACCGTGATTACATTAGCTATTATTATCGGTATGGCAAATTTACCTTCTATCATTGATATGTTTTCCGGAGAGGATGAGTCCGATGACGTGCTGGTTATGGATGAATCCGGAACCTATGGGGATTATTTACTGGAAGAAGGGATTAGTGAAGGAACAGGAATTGCCTTTGAGAATTTTGAAGGAACCGAGGAAGAGGCAAAGGAAGCCGTTATCGATGAAGAATATGATGGTCTGCTTGTCGTAACTGCTGATGAAGATAACCTGCCTGAAGGGGAATATTATGCAAATCGCATTTCGGAAACAGGGGAACAAGTGCAGATTGAGCAGATATTACAGCAGTTGAAAGTAATGACAGGAACACAGGAAGCAGGAATTGATCAGCAGACGTTGGATACGATTTACGCTCCTGTGACTTTGCAAACGGAGCAGCTCGATGACAGTGCCCGGACAGCAGAAGAAATGAATCAGTCCAGAGGCCTTGTATATGCGATGCTTTTCATTTTATATATGACCGTTTTGATTTATGGGCAGATGATCGCCACTGATGTCGCAACAGAAAAATCTTCGCGTGTGATGGAACTGCTTATTTCCAGTGCTCCACCTATTATGCATATGTTCGCAAAAATTATCGGTATTGCCTTCTTAGGGCTGACGCAAATTATTATCCTGCTTGGGGGAGGGTATTTTGCGATTCAGGCAAATGAAGGTTCGATGGCCGGCGAATTTTTTGAAGTCATGGGGTTGACCAATAATGACCCGGTTATTTATATTTACGCAGTAGTGTTCTTTTTATTAGGCTATTTCTTATACGCAACGTTGGCAGCCATGCTTGGTTCGCTGGTAAGCAGAATAGAAGATGTTAATCAGCTGGTGACGCCGATGATTATGGTGATTGTTGTTGCATTTATCCTGGCTATGATGGGATTGAGTATGCCTGAATCAACACTGATTACAGTGACATCTTATATTCCATTCTTTACGCCGATGATTATGTTTTTACGTATCGGTATGCTCAATATTCCTTTCTGGGAAATTGGCTTATCGATTGCGATTCTGGTTGTAACCATTGCATTGCTTGCAGCATTAGCAGCACGTGTTTATAAAGGTGGCGTGTTAATGTATGGCAAATCAGGTTCAATCAAGGATATAAAACAGGCAATGAAGTTATCGAAAAAGGAATAG
- a CDS encoding metal-sensing transcriptional repressor has protein sequence MDSLHEHTVKPRTDAEKKAMTNRLKRIEGQVRGIQKMIDEDRYCVDVLVQISAINSALKRVGFEVTERHVKHCVSDAVKSGEGEEAIDELMDVLNQMTK, from the coding sequence ATGGATTCCTTACATGAACATACCGTAAAACCAAGAACAGATGCAGAAAAAAAAGCAATGACGAATCGATTAAAACGAATTGAAGGTCAAGTACGCGGCATCCAAAAAATGATTGATGAAGATCGATATTGTGTGGATGTTCTTGTCCAAATCAGTGCGATTAACTCCGCATTAAAACGAGTCGGATTTGAAGTGACGGAGCGCCATGTCAAACATTGTGTCAGCGACGCCGTGAAATCCGGAGAAGGCGAAGAAGCAATAGATGAACTGATGGACGTGCTAAATCAGATGACAAAATGA
- a CDS encoding metallophosphoesterase family protein, translating to MNSAVTFIHAADLHLDSLFKGLRHVPENIFKEIQESTFTALNHLVDRAIEHQVDFLLLAGDLYDHESQSLKSQIRLRRAFERLKDEHIDVYLSYGNHDFIKGDSFDVAYPDNVHIFPDETVTCIPFYKHGKAAAAIYGFSYEHRAVYENKSSAYITTTDDDFPFHIAMLHGSVATNTEHDTYAPFQIKDLLNKGMDYWALGHIHKRQQLHENPSIIYPGNIQGRHRKETGEKGCYLITLSKHQTKQTFLPLQAIRYEEVEVDIRDGLSPSQAEKAIIERLPESSVPSLFYLKIAAKETETFTPDEGLIQELVEVINESLMERFPWQYIYQHQIVLEEESSQLADDFLTDILEEVDMDFIHEGLQEIYRHKDARKFLPALSDEDAQDVKADAYKLLNDVLRKERSK from the coding sequence GTGAATTCTGCAGTTACTTTTATCCATGCAGCTGATTTGCATTTAGACAGTTTATTTAAAGGGCTCAGACATGTGCCGGAAAATATATTTAAAGAAATTCAAGAGAGTACATTTACTGCTCTGAACCATTTAGTGGACAGAGCAATCGAACATCAGGTGGACTTTTTATTATTAGCAGGGGACTTATATGATCATGAATCACAAAGTCTAAAATCACAAATAAGGCTGCGCCGTGCTTTTGAACGGCTGAAGGATGAACATATTGACGTATATCTATCTTATGGAAATCATGATTTTATCAAAGGAGATTCTTTTGACGTAGCGTATCCGGATAATGTACATATCTTTCCTGATGAAACGGTAACGTGTATTCCTTTTTATAAACATGGTAAAGCTGCTGCAGCGATATACGGTTTTAGCTATGAACATAGAGCAGTTTATGAAAATAAATCATCAGCATACATAACGACAACAGACGATGATTTTCCGTTTCATATTGCTATGCTGCACGGCAGTGTGGCGACAAATACAGAACATGATACCTATGCTCCTTTTCAAATAAAAGACTTGTTAAACAAAGGAATGGATTATTGGGCGTTGGGCCATATTCATAAACGGCAGCAACTCCATGAAAATCCGTCCATCATTTATCCCGGTAATATACAAGGGAGGCATCGGAAAGAGACGGGAGAAAAAGGTTGTTATTTGATTACTTTAAGCAAACATCAGACAAAGCAGACCTTTTTACCGCTTCAGGCAATCCGTTATGAAGAAGTGGAAGTGGATATCCGGGATGGTTTATCACCTTCCCAAGCAGAAAAAGCAATCATAGAGCGGCTCCCGGAATCTAGTGTTCCCAGCTTATTCTATTTGAAAATAGCAGCGAAAGAAACAGAAACATTCACACCGGACGAGGGACTTATCCAAGAGCTGGTCGAAGTAATCAATGAATCGCTGATGGAACGTTTCCCATGGCAATATATTTATCAGCATCAGATTGTTTTAGAAGAAGAATCAAGTCAACTGGCAGATGATTTCTTAACAGATATATTAGAAGAAGTGGATATGGATTTTATCCATGAAGGATTACAAGAAATCTATCGTCATAAGGATGCCCGAAAGTTTTTACCCGCTTTGTCGGATGAAGATGCACAGGATGTTAAAGCTGATGCATATAAGTTGCTGAATGACGTATTGCGAAAGGAGCGGTCAAAGTGA